Proteins found in one Alicyclobacillus cycloheptanicus genomic segment:
- a CDS encoding ABC transporter substrate-binding protein, which produces MKLKRKSWLVTGVMLVFMAAVTACGTGPASDTAQGNQTAADSAVRRPLTMTDGMGHKVKVPANPQRIWAPALEDPIVALGDADRLVGQYSSGNVVDGYLQKWLKGKPHIDLTGNGLDPETVLSMNPDLIILFAAGLAENGKYAQYSRIAPTYVFNVKSGSQAAWRQELLTLGTMLHQSDRAKQLLANYDKKVAAAKQKLKYTVGDKTVAIIEPSGKQLFLIGPGTFAGQEVYGDLGLKAPKLAKGWGTLSFEALPNLQADYIFVVVGNDSTSELQQLTSSPVWKNLPAVKARHVYQVSYGNWINNGVIANEVTIDDVLKHIAKD; this is translated from the coding sequence GTGAAACTGAAGCGAAAGTCATGGCTGGTGACGGGGGTCATGCTCGTTTTCATGGCTGCAGTCACAGCCTGCGGCACGGGTCCGGCCTCTGACACAGCGCAGGGCAATCAGACAGCAGCGGACAGCGCAGTGCGTCGTCCGCTCACGATGACAGACGGGATGGGGCACAAGGTGAAAGTGCCCGCCAACCCGCAGCGGATTTGGGCGCCGGCCCTGGAGGACCCCATTGTGGCGCTGGGGGACGCGGACCGGCTGGTCGGACAATACTCCAGCGGTAATGTGGTGGATGGCTATCTGCAAAAGTGGCTGAAAGGGAAGCCGCATATCGACTTGACCGGGAATGGGTTAGATCCGGAGACCGTGCTCTCCATGAACCCAGACCTCATCATCCTCTTCGCTGCGGGACTCGCCGAAAACGGAAAGTACGCGCAATATTCGAGAATCGCTCCGACGTATGTCTTTAACGTCAAAAGCGGGTCTCAGGCCGCATGGCGTCAGGAATTGCTGACGCTGGGTACGATGTTGCACCAGTCCGACCGGGCAAAGCAATTGCTTGCGAATTACGACAAAAAGGTCGCCGCTGCCAAGCAGAAGCTGAAGTACACGGTTGGTGACAAAACCGTCGCGATCATTGAACCGTCCGGCAAACAGCTGTTTCTCATCGGCCCCGGTACGTTCGCTGGCCAGGAGGTGTACGGCGACCTCGGCCTCAAGGCACCGAAACTCGCAAAAGGCTGGGGGACCCTGTCGTTCGAGGCGTTACCGAACTTACAAGCCGACTACATTTTCGTGGTCGTTGGCAACGACAGCACGTCCGAGCTCCAACAGTTGACCAGCAGCCCGGTGTGGAAGAACCTGCCCGCGGTCAAAGCTCGACACGTCTATCAAGTCAGTTATGGGAATTGGATCAACAATGGCGTCATCGCGAATGAAGTCACCATCGACGATGTGCTGAAACACATCGCGAAGGACTGA
- a CDS encoding ABC transporter ATP-binding protein yields MTRLTTEKLSAGYGEHLIVKDLNLALPDGRITALVGANGSGKSTILKTIGRLLRPRTGEVYLDGKVIARMSAKEIARQLAILPQNPTSPEGLTVRELVSYGRFPHQSGFHAETREDRRMVEWALAATGMTAFADRPVGQMSGGQRQRAWIAMALAQGTDILLLDEPTTYLDMAHQLEVLNLLERLNRDTGRTIVMVVHDLNQAARFAHYVVAIQHGSATYQGSPREVIHADMLREVFGVLADVVADPRTGAPLCIPYGLVEASEVRDVVV; encoded by the coding sequence ATGACACGGTTGACGACCGAAAAACTGTCCGCTGGTTACGGAGAACACTTGATTGTGAAGGATTTGAACTTGGCGCTGCCAGACGGCCGCATCACCGCTCTTGTGGGGGCGAATGGGTCGGGTAAATCCACCATTTTAAAGACCATCGGGCGATTGCTCAGACCCCGAACGGGCGAAGTATACCTGGACGGGAAAGTCATCGCACGTATGTCCGCCAAGGAAATTGCGCGGCAGCTTGCGATTCTGCCGCAAAATCCGACGTCGCCGGAAGGGCTCACCGTGCGCGAACTTGTGTCCTATGGGCGTTTTCCGCATCAGAGCGGGTTTCACGCAGAGACACGAGAAGACCGCCGCATGGTCGAATGGGCGCTGGCTGCGACGGGCATGACTGCGTTTGCCGATCGTCCTGTTGGACAAATGTCGGGTGGTCAGCGGCAGCGGGCATGGATCGCCATGGCGTTGGCGCAGGGGACGGACATTTTGCTGCTCGATGAGCCGACCACCTATCTGGACATGGCTCATCAGCTGGAAGTCCTGAATTTGTTGGAGCGGCTGAATCGGGACACGGGACGGACCATCGTGATGGTCGTGCATGATTTGAATCAAGCTGCGCGGTTCGCCCATTACGTCGTTGCCATTCAGCACGGTTCGGCTACATATCAAGGGTCCCCGCGGGAAGTCATTCATGCTGACATGCTCCGCGAGGTGTTCGGGGTGCTGGCAGACGTCGTCGCGGATCCGCGAACGGGTGCACCGCTTTGCATTCCCTATGGACTCGTGGAGGCGTCGGAGGTACGTGATGTCGTCGTGTGA